The genomic window CTTTTTCTTGTTCTTTGGAATGTTTGTTTGAATGTGTTGTAGGTGGCGTTTCCGAAGACTTTTTGGTTGATTTTGGGCAGGTTTTTCAGCATAGCTATAAGCTCGTTACTGACCCTCCACATGCGTGGATTGCTTCTTTTTTCAGGTTTGTTTAGGGTTATTATGCGTCTTTCAAAGTCTACGTCTGTCCATTCGAGCTTTACGGCTTCGCCAGCCCTCATAGCTGTTTCTTTAAGCAGTTGAAGAAAGGCTGCAAGCTTTTTGCCTGATCCGGCTATAAGAGAGTTGATTTCTTGTTCTGTTGGGATGAATGGGATTTTTTGCTCGATAGTGCATTTTGGTTTATCCCATGTAGCGCCGTGCATCTTTAAGAAGAGCGTGTAGGCGTTTATAACGTTCTTTCGCCTATTGGCGGACCACTTCTGTTTTGCAATTACTTCTTTTACGGATTCAGGTGAGTGGATGTCTGCACCTCTTATTGCTAAGATTTTTAATGCTGAGACGTTGCATCTTATTGTTTCGTCTGCATATCCTTGCTTTTTCATCCACCATGCAAATTCGATGAGTTTTTGCTTTGTTTGGCTTTCAACTGATTTTTCTGTGGCCCCCGCAGCCTGCTTTTCGCCTAGGGCTTTTTCCACTTCGGCCAAGGTTTGCACCAGCCCGGAGTGGGCGGTGGGCGCTCGGCTTAGGGCTTCACGGCTCCCTTGGCATGTAGAAGTTAAGGCTTCTGGCGAATTTAAAACCAACGTATGAACTTTCTGATCACGTTGAAATGTATCTGAATTGTTTGAATTTTTCTCGCTAAAGCGATATCCGCAGTTCCTGCACAGCCAACGTTGAACTGTTTGACCATTTGCCAAATAACGTAGCCCGTCTTTGTAAAGGCGTGATGAGCCGCATTCCGGGCAGCGGAGCCCTTTTGCCTGTGCATCTTCCAATTATGGAGTTCTCCGTGTTGAGGCTTAGATTTGGTGTTGTTTTTCCCATACTTCTTTGCAGTCTTCGCATATCCAGGCTTTTTCGCCCCTGAAAGGTTCAGCTTTCCATGCGGTTAGTTTTGTGTATCCGCATACTGCGCATGGATGCCAGTCGAAGAATCCGTCGCTCCAGTAAACAGCCTTTATTTGGTCGAGTGGAAGCCATGGCTCGTTTAATGGCGAGGGCATTTTTGGTTTTTCTTCAGAAACTTCAGTTTCTTCAGTTTCATGGATGTTTTTGGCATGGTTTGCTGAAGTTTCTGGAGTTTCTGAAGATAATTTGGGAACCGCTAGGCTAGGATAATAGCGCATTTTTAGGCGCTCTATGGTTTTT from Candidatus Bathyarchaeia archaeon includes these protein-coding regions:
- a CDS encoding site-specific integrase, producing MEKALGEKQAAGATEKSVESQTKQKLIEFAWWMKKQGYADETIRCNVSALKILAIRGADIHSPESVKEVIAKQKWSANRRKNVINAYTLFLKMHGATWDKPKCTIEQKIPFIPTEQEINSLIAGSGKKLAAFLQLLKETAMRAGEAVKLEWTDVDFERRIITLNKPEKRSNPRMWRVSNELIAMLKNLPKINQKVFGNATYNTFKQTFQRTRKRLAYTLQNPRLEKITLHTFRHWKATMLYHQTKDPYYVKQFLGHKTLKNTEIYITVERTIFGEYSDEFTVKVATKPEEIKALLESGFEYVCQKDDLMFFRKRK